In a genomic window of Deinococcus aquiradiocola:
- a CDS encoding nitrite/sulfite reductase, with protein sequence MSDIERLKKEKPPFDIIDDIHVYAREGVIDPEWIDMLKWYGVYPQKPQEDGFLMMRVKVPGATYTADTLREIASISEDYARGTLDVSDRQAFQFHWLTIQDIPTIFTRLEKVGLHTRGACGDTVRAVISSPIAGLDAAEVMDVSALANDLDRELSGNPAFGDLPRKFKISITGSPELEGIHLINDIGFLAHEVNGEVGFDVWVGGGLGAVAHLARRLGVFVKQDEVVEVAMAIAGAYRDHGYRQNRKKSRLKYLIKDLGPEKFREIVETEYLKRPLQDGPAAPVARFGGNDVLGVRDQKGGGSYVVVATTVGRISPEKARALADLSERYGSGELRNTPFQNMLIPNVQDPAALSAELAALDLAPNTGMRGTTIACTGTQFCRLALTETKARTAGLIDHLEAGGLALPQLPVTINLTGCSNACTRYQVADLGFMGSLRKNADGVEEEAYGVHLAGGIGHAQRLGAKLKGVVLARDLDTYTASVLSDYKQNALPDETFADFADRVGHDRFVPDAVLGTGKAPVNA encoded by the coding sequence ATGTCCGACATCGAACGCCTGAAGAAAGAGAAGCCGCCCTTCGACATCATCGACGACATTCACGTCTACGCCCGCGAGGGCGTCATCGACCCCGAGTGGATCGACATGCTGAAGTGGTACGGCGTGTACCCCCAGAAACCCCAGGAGGACGGCTTCCTGATGATGCGCGTCAAGGTGCCCGGCGCGACGTACACCGCCGACACCCTCCGCGAGATCGCCAGCATCTCCGAGGACTATGCGCGCGGCACGCTCGACGTGTCGGACCGGCAGGCCTTCCAGTTCCACTGGCTCACCATCCAGGACATCCCCACCATCTTCACGCGCCTCGAGAAGGTCGGGCTGCACACGCGCGGCGCCTGCGGCGACACGGTGCGCGCCGTTATCAGCAGCCCGATCGCGGGTCTGGACGCCGCAGAGGTGATGGACGTGTCCGCCCTCGCGAACGACCTCGACCGTGAACTGTCCGGCAACCCGGCGTTCGGCGACCTGCCCCGCAAGTTCAAGATCAGCATCACCGGTTCTCCCGAACTCGAAGGCATTCACCTCATCAACGACATCGGCTTCCTGGCGCACGAGGTGAACGGCGAGGTCGGCTTCGACGTGTGGGTCGGCGGTGGCCTGGGTGCCGTCGCGCACCTCGCGCGCCGCCTCGGGGTGTTCGTGAAGCAGGACGAGGTCGTGGAGGTCGCCATGGCCATCGCGGGCGCGTACCGTGACCACGGCTACCGCCAGAACCGCAAGAAGTCCCGCCTGAAGTACCTCATCAAGGACCTCGGGCCGGAGAAGTTCCGCGAGATCGTCGAGACCGAGTACCTGAAGCGCCCCCTGCAGGACGGCCCGGCCGCGCCCGTCGCGCGCTTCGGCGGCAACGACGTGCTCGGCGTGCGCGACCAGAAGGGCGGCGGCAGCTACGTGGTCGTGGCGACCACCGTGGGCCGCATCAGCCCCGAGAAGGCCCGCGCGCTCGCGGACCTGTCCGAACGGTACGGCAGCGGCGAACTGCGCAACACGCCCTTCCAGAACATGCTCATCCCGAACGTGCAGGACCCGGCCGCCCTCAGCGCCGAACTCGCGGCGCTGGACCTCGCGCCGAACACCGGCATGCGCGGCACCACCATCGCCTGCACCGGCACGCAGTTCTGCCGCCTCGCACTCACCGAGACCAAGGCCCGCACCGCAGGTCTGATCGACCACCTCGAAGCGGGCGGTCTCGCGCTCCCGCAGCTGCCCGTCACCATCAACCTGACCGGCTGCAGCAACGCCTGCACCCGCTATCAGGTGGCGGACCTGGGCTTCATGGGATCGCTGCGCAAGAACGCGGACGGCGTGGAGGAAGAAGCGTACGGCGTGCACCTCGCGGGCGGCATCGGGCACGCGCAGCGGCTCGGCGCGAAGCTGAAGGGCGTCGTGCTCGCGCGTGACCTGGACACGTACACCGCGTCCGTCCTGAGCGACTACAAGCAGAATGCCCTCCCGGACGAGACCTTCGCGGACTTCGCGGACCGTGTCGGGCACGACCGCTTCGTGCCTGACGCCGTGCTCGGCACCGGCAAGGCCCCGGTGAACGCGTGA
- a CDS encoding DUF4395 family protein produces the protein MKTDLSALKFNQITVVTVTAVALVLRQPWLAALLGAAMLFGAVNPALSPMKALYRTLGPAFGLKPEIVDETPEAHHFAQGVGGVFLLASGVSGLLGLGSLSVVLGVIVIALALLNLTAHICVGCLMYFQYRMLRYRLSR, from the coding sequence ATGAAGACTGACCTCTCGGCCCTCAAATTCAACCAGATCACCGTCGTCACGGTGACGGCCGTGGCCCTCGTGCTGCGGCAGCCGTGGCTGGCGGCGCTGCTCGGCGCGGCCATGCTGTTCGGCGCGGTCAACCCGGCCCTCAGCCCCATGAAGGCCCTGTACCGTACGCTCGGCCCGGCCTTCGGTCTGAAGCCCGAGATCGTCGACGAGACGCCCGAAGCGCACCACTTCGCGCAGGGCGTCGGCGGCGTGTTCCTGCTCGCGTCCGGCGTCAGCGGCCTGCTGGGCCTGGGCAGCCTGAGCGTCGTGCTCGGCGTGATCGTGATCGCGCTCGCCCTGCTGAACCTCACGGCGCACATCTGTGTCGGCTGCCTGATGTACTTCCAGTACCGCATGCTCCGCTACCGCCTCAGCCGCTGA
- a CDS encoding Rrf2 family transcriptional regulator — MRLSTTDIYAFQSLGYLGAQYQGTDEPERWISSDEISEHTHIARPYLVRILAALTAKGVIRSKKGIGGGYALARKPRLISLCEVVRAVDGPVAPLSCISLNWGEHCVEEDRCHARNTVYKRMRDAMLSVLQEFSVEDLVIDARQGVSYGNCLEHLLRPNV, encoded by the coding sequence ATGCGTCTGTCCACCACCGACATCTATGCCTTCCAGTCCCTGGGCTACCTGGGGGCCCAGTACCAGGGGACGGACGAGCCGGAACGCTGGATCTCCAGTGACGAGATCAGCGAGCACACCCACATCGCACGCCCGTACCTCGTGCGGATCCTGGCGGCCCTGACCGCCAAGGGCGTCATCCGCTCCAAGAAAGGCATCGGGGGCGGGTACGCGCTGGCCCGAAAGCCGCGCCTCATCAGCCTGTGCGAGGTGGTGCGCGCCGTGGACGGCCCGGTCGCGCCACTGTCGTGCATCTCGCTCAACTGGGGCGAGCACTGCGTGGAGGAGGACCGCTGCCACGCGCGCAACACGGTGTACAAGCGCATGCGCGACGCGATGCTCAGCGTGCTGCAGGAATTCAGCGTGGAGGACCTCGTGATCGACGCGCGGCAGGGCGTGAGCTACGGGAACTGCCTGGAGCACCTGCTCCGCCCCAACGTCTGA
- a CDS encoding ATP-dependent helicase yields the protein MTSGSDLLQQLNPNQAQAADHFTGPALVIAGAGSGKTRTLIYRIAHLIRHYGVQPDQVLAVTFTNKAAAEMRERAGHLIEGANSLWMSTFHSAGVRILRAYGEYIGLQRGFVIYDDDDQLDIIKEVMGSVPGVGPDTNPRVLRGILDRAKSNLLTAADLERGERYLSGLPREAAAEVFRRYEARKKAQNAIDFGDLITETVRLFQEVPGVLNRVQDRAVFIHVDEYQDTNKAQYELTRLLASRDRNLLVVGDPDQSIYKFRGADIQNILDFQKDYPDAKVYRLEHNYRSSARVLGLANTLIEHNTERLEKTLKPVKDDGHAVYFHRANDHRAEGDFVAEWVTRLHHEGRRFSDMAILYRTNAQSRVMEESLRRVNIPAKIVGGVGFYDRREIRDILAYARLSINPSDDVALRRIIGRPKRGIGDTALTRLMDWARINGTSVLTACANADGILDRGANKATEFAALMSAFSDAAENYTPGGFLRYVIETSGYVDLLRQEGQEGAVRLENLEELVNAAEEWQAEHEGGTIADFLDDAALLSSVDDGRVKRENDGVPEDAVTLMTLHNAKGLEFPAVFIVGTEEGLLPSKNALAEPGGIEEERRLFYVGITRAMERLFLTAAQNRMQYGKTNAAEDSRFLEELQGGFDTVDQYGQVQEYRQKTWRDYRPTVPARPQPGGNAPLGSSVKNTSPLTGELSYRGGEKVTHPKFGEGQVLAVAGVGDKQEVTVHFPAAGAKKLLVKFANLTRL from the coding sequence GTGACCTCCGGTTCAGACCTCCTCCAGCAGCTCAACCCCAACCAGGCCCAGGCGGCCGACCATTTCACCGGCCCCGCTCTCGTGATCGCCGGGGCGGGCAGCGGCAAGACCCGCACCCTCATCTACCGCATCGCGCACCTCATCCGGCATTACGGGGTGCAGCCGGACCAGGTGCTCGCCGTGACCTTCACCAACAAGGCCGCCGCCGAGATGCGCGAACGCGCCGGGCACCTCATCGAGGGCGCGAACAGCTTGTGGATGAGCACGTTCCACTCCGCCGGGGTGCGGATCCTGCGCGCGTACGGCGAGTACATCGGCCTGCAGCGCGGTTTCGTGATCTACGACGACGACGACCAGCTCGACATCATCAAGGAAGTCATGGGCAGCGTGCCGGGGGTGGGGCCGGACACCAACCCGCGCGTGCTGCGCGGCATCCTCGACCGCGCCAAGAGCAACCTGCTGACGGCCGCCGACCTCGAACGCGGCGAACGTTACCTGAGCGGCCTGCCGCGCGAGGCGGCCGCCGAAGTCTTCCGGCGCTACGAGGCCCGCAAGAAGGCGCAGAACGCCATCGACTTCGGGGACCTGATCACCGAGACGGTCCGGCTGTTCCAGGAGGTGCCAGGCGTCCTGAACCGCGTGCAGGACCGCGCGGTGTTCATCCACGTGGACGAGTACCAGGACACCAACAAGGCCCAGTACGAACTGACGCGCCTGCTCGCCAGCCGCGACCGGAACCTGCTGGTGGTGGGCGACCCGGACCAGAGCATCTACAAGTTCCGCGGCGCGGACATCCAGAACATCCTCGACTTCCAGAAGGACTACCCGGACGCGAAGGTGTACCGCCTGGAGCACAACTACCGGTCGTCGGCCCGCGTGCTGGGCCTCGCCAACACCCTCATCGAGCACAACACCGAACGCCTCGAGAAGACCCTCAAGCCCGTCAAGGACGACGGGCACGCCGTGTACTTCCACCGCGCGAACGACCACCGCGCCGAGGGTGACTTCGTGGCCGAATGGGTGACGCGCCTGCACCACGAGGGCCGCCGCTTCAGCGACATGGCCATCCTGTACCGCACGAACGCCCAGTCGCGCGTGATGGAGGAAAGCCTGCGGCGCGTGAACATCCCCGCCAAGATCGTGGGCGGCGTCGGCTTCTACGACCGGCGCGAGATCCGCGACATCCTCGCGTACGCGCGCCTGAGCATCAACCCGTCGGACGACGTGGCGCTGCGCCGCATCATCGGGCGACCCAAGCGCGGCATCGGCGACACGGCCCTCACGCGCCTGATGGACTGGGCGCGCATCAACGGCACGTCCGTCCTGACCGCCTGCGCGAACGCAGACGGGATCCTCGACCGGGGCGCGAACAAGGCCACCGAGTTCGCGGCTCTGATGAGCGCCTTCTCGGACGCTGCCGAAAACTACACGCCCGGCGGCTTCCTGCGCTACGTGATCGAGACGAGCGGGTACGTGGACCTGCTCCGCCAGGAGGGGCAGGAGGGCGCGGTACGGCTCGAGAACCTCGAAGAACTCGTGAACGCCGCCGAGGAATGGCAGGCGGAACACGAGGGCGGCACCATCGCGGACTTCCTGGACGACGCGGCCCTGCTGTCCAGCGTGGACGACGGCCGGGTGAAACGCGAGAACGACGGCGTGCCCGAGGACGCCGTGACCCTCATGACACTCCACAACGCCAAGGGCCTGGAGTTCCCGGCGGTGTTCATCGTCGGGACCGAGGAGGGCCTGCTGCCCAGCAAGAACGCGCTGGCAGAGCCGGGCGGCATCGAGGAGGAACGCCGCCTGTTCTACGTGGGCATCACGCGCGCCATGGAGCGCCTCTTCCTGACGGCCGCGCAGAACCGCATGCAGTACGGCAAGACGAACGCCGCCGAGGACTCCCGCTTCCTGGAGGAACTGCAGGGCGGCTTCGACACGGTCGACCAGTACGGGCAGGTACAGGAGTACCGGCAGAAGACGTGGCGCGACTACCGTCCGACCGTGCCCGCGCGCCCCCAGCCGGGCGGGAACGCACCGCTCGGCAGTTCCGTCAAGAACACCAGCCCCCTGACCGGCGAGCTGAGCTACCGGGGCGGCGAGAAGGTCACGCACCCGAAGTTCGGGGAGGGGCAGGTGCTGGCCGTGGCGGGCGTCGGGGACAAGCAGGAGGTCACCGTGCACTTCCCGGCGGCGGGCGCGAAGAAGCTCCTCGTGAAGTTCGCGAACCTCACGCGCCTCTGA
- a CDS encoding diguanylate cyclase encodes MSILPSLLLNFTLLITLAHVCATAFTVERGASLPLRHSLLGLLSALMLIGFPGHSAEGYPLDLRLIPPAFVMMGFGPRYAVPVYLVLLVSGLLCERSVLSVPVVGAALTLGLAWLFWHREQSLRWKVPQMLAYAVACTVPVLLRPGEPLTLAGDALPLLGVNVLSFVAVSWVLTSRLRLIQLTWKLRDLANTDLLTGLSNRRLYERDLRRMSVGSHLILLDLDHFKRVNDTYGHATGDEALKVVGALLGSMQTEHLRAYRIGGEEFAVILEGSTERVMEDLAHTLLDRIRVARVTLPAAAYASGDRRRTLRLTSSIGVASLGDPRDHIQMFRRADEALHQSKEEGRDRVTLARAASSTSPPVATPAAPLSASTTTIEVRPGQGGRHALMSALLDTLTELNEDRDLTPDDYQRLLESGILAVPGAEAGTVTVLDHGGFRIVAQLGFRDEILGNAFGPVGQRDWYGGRDEDYLTGRPRILTDVPSRQPHDHRLVVCNINGIRANICVPVVVGGQVIAQLNLDNLERTDAFGAESLDVARLFGRQMSALLSTQQLRHERVALQRTLSDLHALAAALQTTPTRTAAVTEFAEHLCASFEGDGVQVYELGALGLDVIASSGVVPPQQRSLLPGSGVAWTCVQERRPMLLPAVRADEPGYAPAMSGPQSLLLLPLHAHTPADAEPNASGAAPTWGLLAITRPATRPFTPTDQGHAQRFAELLGTALARIEPHARPGLQEHGRHNPRA; translated from the coding sequence ATGAGCATCCTCCCGTCGCTGCTCCTCAACTTCACCCTCCTGATCACGCTCGCGCACGTCTGCGCGACGGCGTTCACGGTGGAGCGCGGTGCGTCCCTGCCGCTGCGACACTCGCTGCTCGGCCTGCTCTCCGCCCTGATGCTCATCGGCTTTCCCGGCCACTCGGCCGAAGGGTACCCGCTCGACCTGCGCCTCATCCCGCCCGCCTTCGTGATGATGGGCTTCGGGCCGCGCTACGCCGTGCCCGTGTACCTCGTGCTGCTCGTGTCCGGCCTGCTCTGCGAACGCAGCGTCCTGTCCGTCCCCGTCGTCGGTGCGGCCCTTACGCTCGGCCTGGCGTGGCTCTTCTGGCACCGGGAACAGAGCCTGCGCTGGAAGGTCCCGCAGATGCTCGCGTACGCCGTTGCCTGCACCGTCCCCGTGCTGCTGCGCCCCGGCGAGCCGCTCACCCTCGCCGGGGACGCCCTCCCGCTGCTCGGCGTGAACGTCCTGAGCTTCGTGGCGGTCAGCTGGGTCCTCACGTCCAGGCTGCGCCTCATTCAGCTCACCTGGAAGCTCCGCGACCTCGCCAACACCGACCTCCTCACCGGCCTCAGCAACCGTCGCCTGTACGAACGTGACCTGCGCCGCATGAGCGTCGGCAGCCACCTGATCCTCCTCGACCTCGATCACTTCAAACGCGTGAACGACACGTACGGGCACGCCACCGGCGACGAGGCCCTCAAGGTCGTCGGCGCCCTCCTCGGCTCCATGCAGACCGAGCACCTGCGCGCCTACCGCATCGGCGGCGAAGAATTCGCCGTGATCCTCGAAGGCAGCACCGAACGCGTCATGGAGGACCTCGCCCACACCCTCCTCGACCGCATCCGCGTGGCCCGCGTCACCCTGCCCGCCGCCGCGTACGCGTCCGGCGACCGACGCCGAACCCTGCGCCTCACGTCGTCCATCGGCGTGGCGAGCCTGGGTGACCCGCGCGACCACATCCAGATGTTCCGCCGCGCCGACGAGGCCCTCCACCAGTCCAAGGAGGAAGGCCGCGACCGCGTCACGCTCGCCCGCGCCGCCAGCAGCACCTCCCCGCCCGTCGCCACGCCCGCCGCTCCCCTCAGCGCCTCCACCACCACCATCGAGGTCCGGCCCGGTCAGGGCGGCCGCCATGCCCTCATGTCCGCCCTCCTCGACACGCTCACCGAACTGAACGAGGACCGTGATCTCACCCCCGACGACTACCAGCGCCTGCTGGAGTCCGGCATTCTCGCCGTGCCCGGCGCCGAAGCGGGCACCGTCACCGTCCTCGACCACGGCGGTTTCCGCATCGTCGCGCAGCTCGGCTTCCGCGACGAGATTCTCGGCAACGCCTTCGGCCCTGTCGGGCAGCGCGACTGGTACGGTGGCCGCGACGAGGACTACCTCACGGGCCGCCCCCGCATCCTCACGGACGTCCCCTCCCGCCAGCCGCACGACCACCGGCTCGTGGTGTGCAACATCAACGGCATCCGCGCCAACATCTGCGTGCCCGTCGTGGTGGGCGGCCAGGTGATCGCGCAGCTCAACCTCGACAACCTCGAACGCACCGACGCCTTCGGCGCGGAATCCCTGGACGTCGCCCGCCTGTTCGGACGGCAGATGTCGGCCCTGCTCTCCACCCAGCAGCTGCGGCACGAACGCGTGGCCCTGCAGCGCACGCTCTCCGACCTGCACGCCCTCGCCGCCGCCCTGCAGACCACGCCCACCCGCACGGCCGCCGTGACGGAATTCGCGGAGCACCTGTGCGCCTCCTTCGAGGGCGACGGCGTGCAGGTGTACGAACTCGGCGCGCTCGGCCTGGACGTCATCGCGTCGTCCGGTGTGGTGCCGCCCCAGCAGCGCAGCCTGCTGCCCGGCAGTGGCGTCGCCTGGACGTGCGTGCAGGAACGCCGCCCCATGCTGCTGCCCGCCGTGCGCGCCGACGAACCCGGCTACGCGCCCGCCATGTCCGGCCCGCAGAGCCTCCTGCTGCTCCCACTGCACGCGCACACGCCCGCCGACGCCGAACCGAACGCCAGCGGCGCCGCGCCCACCTGGGGCCTCCTCGCCATCACTCGCCCCGCCACGCGCCCCTTCACGCCCACCGACCAGGGACACGCGCAACGCTTCGCGGAACTGCTCGGCACGGCCCTCGCGCGCATCGAACCGCACGCCCGGCCCGGCCTGCAGGAACACGGCCGCCACAACCCCCGCGCCTGA
- a CDS encoding MalY/PatB family protein — protein MSAPSFLLTPDELRHRDSSKWQKYPADVLPLWVADMDYAVSPFITAALQDRLTRGLGYFQLQDEPQMAALLRARLAGQGVTDLPDGGVRSLPGVVPGLYAAVLGLTAPGDDVISMTPIYPPFMSAVRDHGRNLRAAPLAQTTAGWTIDWGALEAAVTPQTRLFMLCHPHNPTGRVWTRAELERLADFVLRHDLLVVTDELHADLTYPVDGVQVPHTAFVSVNAALRERTVTLTGPCKAYNTAGLGIGAAVSHATPLLDRMGRATAGVLGHASALSMTMWEAALEGGRPWLDAVLAQLLQNRDLLTARLAAELPWVGYHAPEATYLAWLDFRAHPRHADIHAFLLSEARVALNDGPTFAPDAQGFVRLNFATSPAILNDAIDRIVAACRLPDA, from the coding sequence ATGAGTGCCCCCAGCTTCCTCCTGACGCCCGACGAGCTGCGTCACCGCGACAGCAGCAAATGGCAGAAGTACCCGGCGGACGTGCTGCCGCTCTGGGTGGCCGACATGGACTACGCGGTGTCGCCGTTCATCACCGCGGCCCTGCAGGATCGCCTCACGCGCGGCCTGGGGTACTTCCAGCTGCAGGACGAACCGCAGATGGCGGCCCTCCTGCGCGCCAGGTTGGCGGGACAGGGCGTCACGGACCTGCCGGACGGCGGCGTGCGTTCCCTGCCGGGCGTCGTGCCGGGCCTGTACGCGGCCGTGCTGGGCCTCACCGCGCCCGGCGACGACGTGATCAGCATGACGCCCATCTACCCGCCGTTCATGTCCGCCGTCCGTGACCACGGCCGGAACCTGCGCGCCGCGCCGCTCGCGCAGACGACCGCCGGATGGACGATCGACTGGGGCGCACTGGAGGCCGCCGTGACGCCTCAGACGCGTCTCTTCATGCTGTGCCATCCGCACAACCCGACCGGGCGCGTCTGGACGCGCGCCGAACTGGAACGCCTCGCGGACTTCGTGCTGCGCCACGACCTGCTCGTCGTGACGGACGAACTGCACGCCGACCTCACGTACCCCGTGGACGGCGTGCAGGTGCCGCACACGGCCTTCGTGAGCGTGAACGCCGCGCTGCGCGAACGGACCGTGACGCTCACCGGCCCGTGCAAAGCCTACAACACGGCGGGCCTAGGGATCGGTGCGGCCGTCAGCCACGCCACTCCGCTGCTGGACCGCATGGGGCGCGCCACGGCCGGCGTGCTGGGGCACGCGTCGGCGCTCAGCATGACGATGTGGGAGGCGGCGCTGGAGGGCGGCCGCCCCTGGCTGGACGCGGTGCTCGCGCAGCTCCTGCAGAACCGCGACCTGCTCACGGCGCGGCTCGCGGCGGAACTCCCGTGGGTGGGGTACCACGCGCCTGAAGCGACGTATCTCGCGTGGCTGGACTTCCGCGCGCACCCGCGCCACGCGGACATTCACGCGTTCCTGCTGTCGGAGGCCCGCGTGGCCCTGAACGACGGCCCGACCTTCGCGCCGGACGCGCAGGGCTTCGTGCGCCTGAATTTCGCGACGAGCCCCGCCATCCTGAACGACGCCATCGACCGGATCGTGGCCGCCTGTCGCCTGCCGGACGCCTGA
- a CDS encoding 5'-methylthioadenosine/adenosylhomocysteine nucleosidase — protein MLGIIGAMNEEVELLLADLDTRGLDGPAQLSFPGVTLHRGRLDGVDVLVTVGGIGKVNAAMTTTYLLVSGASRVVFTGVAGGVHPQLRVGDIVVSTDCVQHDVDVTPLGYPLGEIPGETLAWPADGTLQALALEAAHEVPDVNVTGGRVVSGDVFVASPDKVRWLWETFGAACAEMEGAAVAQVCARHGVPFVVIRSVSDTADGGANVDYREFMPRVARHAKQVVRGMTRRIGAAQAEDREA, from the coding sequence ATGTTAGGCATCATTGGCGCAATGAACGAAGAAGTCGAGCTGCTGCTCGCGGACCTCGACACCCGGGGACTCGACGGCCCCGCCCAGCTGTCGTTTCCGGGCGTGACGCTGCACCGTGGCCGCCTGGACGGCGTGGACGTGCTCGTGACGGTCGGCGGGATCGGCAAGGTGAACGCCGCCATGACGACCACGTACCTGCTCGTGTCGGGCGCGTCGCGCGTGGTGTTCACGGGCGTGGCGGGCGGCGTGCACCCGCAGCTGCGGGTGGGGGACATCGTGGTGTCCACCGACTGCGTGCAGCACGACGTGGACGTCACGCCGCTCGGGTACCCGCTCGGGGAGATTCCCGGCGAGACGCTCGCATGGCCCGCCGACGGGACGCTGCAGGCCCTGGCGCTGGAGGCGGCGCACGAGGTGCCGGACGTGAACGTGACGGGCGGCCGCGTGGTGAGCGGCGACGTGTTCGTGGCGTCGCCGGACAAGGTGCGGTGGCTGTGGGAGACGTTCGGCGCGGCGTGCGCGGAGATGGAGGGCGCGGCGGTCGCGCAGGTGTGCGCCCGTCACGGCGTGCCGTTCGTGGTGATCCGCAGCGTGTCGGACACGGCGGACGGCGGCGCGAACGTGGACTACCGGGAGTTCATGCCGCGCGTCGCGAGGCACGCCAAGCAGGTCGTGCGCGGCATGACGCGCCGCATCGGGGCCGCGCAGGCGGAGGACCGGGAGGCGTGA
- a CDS encoding CidA/LrgA family protein: MTARPAPPASPVQRAVLGLGLLCGFAALGQGAATVLHLPLPGSVLGLILLLLALSLRWVRLEWVELAADGLLGLLSLLFVPAAVGVVEYLGAWRAWPGWLLVMAAGVLIGGAVAGLLASRLGGDELHALEAEHLNAGQPDVQIGRSVP; this comes from the coding sequence GTGACGGCACGGCCCGCGCCACCGGCATCGCCCGTACAGCGGGCCGTGCTGGGGCTGGGGCTGCTGTGCGGCTTCGCGGCGCTGGGGCAGGGCGCGGCGACCGTGCTGCACCTGCCGCTGCCGGGATCGGTGCTGGGCCTGATCCTGCTGCTGCTGGCCCTGTCGCTGCGGTGGGTGCGGCTGGAGTGGGTGGAACTGGCGGCGGACGGCCTGCTGGGCCTGCTGAGCCTGCTGTTCGTCCCTGCGGCGGTGGGCGTGGTCGAGTACCTGGGCGCGTGGCGCGCGTGGCCCGGCTGGCTGCTCGTGATGGCGGCCGGCGTGCTGATCGGCGGGGCGGTGGCGGGCCTGCTCGCGTCCCGGCTGGGCGGCGACGAGCTGCACGCCCTGGAGGCCGAGCACCTGAACGCCGGACAGCCGGACGTTCAGATCGGGAGAAGCGTCCCGTGA
- a CDS encoding LrgB family protein: MTWLAVTLLAFTLGTLVQLRVRRPAANPTLIACVIVVPLLLLSGTTYASYSADTRPVSALLTPAVVALAVPLYRQRVLIRRAWRAVFLGGVVGTFVSSMVGLAGGALLHAPRDVRLALGTDAVTSPVAYAISERLHGAPSLAAAFVIIVGLIGAVLLPGLLQRLGVRSHVARGIALGAVSHGIGTARAREDGDLSGAAASVGMCLGALVVTFVSAFLH; encoded by the coding sequence GTGACGTGGCTGGCCGTGACGCTCCTCGCGTTCACGCTGGGGACGCTGGTGCAGCTCAGGGTGCGGCGGCCCGCCGCGAACCCCACCCTGATCGCGTGCGTGATCGTGGTGCCGCTGCTGCTGCTGAGCGGCACCACGTACGCGTCGTACAGCGCGGACACGCGGCCCGTCTCGGCGCTGCTCACGCCTGCCGTGGTGGCGCTCGCCGTGCCGCTGTACCGGCAGCGCGTCCTGATCCGGCGCGCGTGGCGGGCCGTGTTCCTGGGCGGCGTGGTCGGCACCTTCGTGTCGAGCATGGTGGGCCTGGCGGGCGGGGCGCTGCTGCACGCCCCGCGCGACGTGCGGCTCGCGCTCGGCACGGACGCCGTCACGAGTCCCGTCGCGTACGCCATCAGCGAGCGGCTGCACGGCGCGCCGTCCCTGGCGGCCGCGTTCGTGATCATCGTGGGACTGATCGGCGCGGTGCTGCTGCCGGGCCTGCTGCAGCGGCTCGGCGTGCGGTCGCACGTGGCGCGCGGCATCGCGCTCGGGGCAGTGTCGCACGGGATAGGTACGGCACGCGCGCGCGAGGACGGCGACCTGAGCGGCGCGGCCGCCAGTGTCGGCATGTGCCTGGGGGCGCTCGTCGTGACGTTCGTGAGCGCCTTCCTGCACTGA